Proteins encoded by one window of Muntiacus reevesi chromosome 6, mMunRee1.1, whole genome shotgun sequence:
- the LOC136170327 gene encoding uncharacterized protein — MRHDNPDRDLGPWVPGHSGVRSGLRARGQPDSGRRSSRSLSSSWLQPQKHQMRRALTCGGVRSPPSAPQGWGERPRLRSRLRGGEWARQQHASAASSSSSASTSSSCSGGDTRRAPRKWPGPDNNSRPKASRTLRPAGTVGGAGRGGGDPAAAHASLFRPFPSALTQGRGRARMSRSEKAEGDWCQGQRRREQSYRARTCSLPPSGWLRAGSDGWNEN; from the exons ATGCGCCACGATAATCCGGATCGGGACTTGGGTCCCTGGGTTCCAGGTCACAGTGGGGTACGTAGCGGCCTCCGGGCCCGAGGGCAGCCGGACTCCGGGCGGAGGAGCTCCCGATCGCTCTCGTCGTCCTGGCTTCAGCCGCAAAAACACCAGATGCGCCGGGCGCTGACCTGCGGGGGAGTCCGGAGTCCTCCAAGTGCcccccaggggtggggggagcggcCTCGGCTGCGCTCTCGGCTCCG GGGAGGGGAGTGGGCGAGACAACAACACGCctccgccgcctcctcctcctcctcagcgtCGACGTCGTCCTCCTGTAGTGGCGGCGACACACGACGGGCGCCTAGGAAGTGGCCTGGGCCTGACAACAACTCCCGGCCTAAGGCCTCGCGCACTCTGCGGCCCGCAGGGACGgtcggcggggcggggcgaggcgggGGCGACCCGGCTGCGGCTCACG CCTCGCTCTTTCGGCCTTTCCCCTCGGCCCTGACGCAAGGCCGGGGGCGCGCACGCATGTCGCGCTCCGAGAAAGCCGAAGGTGACTGGTGTCAGGGGCAAAGGAGGCGGGAACAAAGTTACCGCGCACGGACGTGCTCGCTTCCGCCAAGCGGCTGGCTCCGGGCCGGAAGTGAC ggttggaatgaaaactga